A genomic region of Trichothermofontia sichuanensis B231 contains the following coding sequences:
- a CDS encoding phycobilisome linker polypeptide produces the protein MRMFKITACVPSQTRIRTQRELQNTYFTKLVPFDNWFSEQQRIMKMGGRIKKVELATGKPGTNTGLL, from the coding sequence ATGCGCATGTTCAAAATCACGGCTTGTGTCCCCAGCCAAACCCGTATCCGGACCCAACGGGAGCTTCAGAATACCTATTTTACCAAGTTGGTCCCCTTCGATAATTGGTTCAGTGAGCAACAGCGAATCATGAAGATGGGTGGCCGTATTAAAAAGGTTGAGCTAGCTACTGGTAAGCCGGGTACTAATACAGGATTGTTGTAG